Below is a genomic region from Gillisia sp. Hel_I_86.
TTGAAATTATACGTGATCTCTGTGAAAAACTTCCCATAATGGTCACTCCTAGTTGGGTAAAAACAAAATGCCAACCAATTGCCATAAGAGATGTGCTTCAATTCTTGACCGGGATACTAGGTTTAGAAAAGGCATATAATGAATCTTTCGATATTGGTGGGCCAGACATTATCTCCTATAAACAAATGATGCAGCAATATGCGGAGGTGCGTGGTTTGAAAATTTTAATAATCGATGTCCCTTTTCTATCTCCTAAATTATCATCTTATTGGCTATATTTTGTTACCTCTACCTCTTATAAGCTTGCGAAAAACCTTGTAGATAGCATGAAGGTTGAAGTAATCACCAATGACAAACGACTACAGGAATTATTAGCAATAAACCCTATAACCTATAAAGAATCCATAGCACTTGCTTTTTATAAAATAGAACAAAATCAGGTGGTTTCCAGTTGGAAAGATTCTATGAGCAGTGGAAGGTTTAGAAAAGACCTCAATAAATACATACAAGTGCCTACATTTGGTTGTGTGAAAGACGCCCAGTCTATAAAAGTGAAAAACCCAGAAGAAGTATTGGAACGTATTTGGGCAATTGGCGGCAACACAGGTTGGTATTATGGAAATTGGCTTTGGAGAATTCGTGGGTATTTCGACAAACTTTTTGGCGGTGTGGGATTAAGGCGTGGCAGAACGCATTCTTCTGAAATAGCTTCCGGAGATTCCTTGGATTTTTGGAGGGTGTTGCTTGCCGATAAGGAGAAAAAAAGATTGCTGTTATTTGCTGAAATGAAAGTGCCTGGAGAAGCTTGGCTGGAATTTGAAATAGATGATAATGATATCCTACATCAAACTGCCACCTTTAGACCAAGGGGATTATGGGGACGAATTTACTGGTATACCATGTTGCCATTTCATTATTTTATCTTTGAAGGAATGTTGAATAAAATCGCTAAAGGTTAATTGATTTTAAAGCAAAGCTCATGTATTCGTCATGCTGTCCCAAAACATCGGGAGTTTCAGCATCTAATTTTATCGAAAGAGACCCTGAAACAAGTTACCATTGACGTATTTTTATTTATTTGTGAATCCAAGACCCTGAAACAAGTTCAGGGTGACGATGCGGGATTGTCGTCATGCTGAACTTGTTTCAGCATCCCATCAGCTTATATAAAAACATGTCAATTTCCTACGCTAGATAAATTTTTTTATCACAGGTCTCAGGGTGACGAAGTGTTTAGTATCATTGATGAATAATAAAATAAATATTAATATTAAAAGTCATATTGAAATCACTTTTATCACACTTCCGAAAAAACTTGCTTCTAACGGTTGCTGCTTTTGTACTGTTTTTTGTCGCTGTTTATATTTTCTTGTTTACCGAAACATTCTACGCGCTCATTGAAAATGGAAGTTTATGGGTAAGGGAATGGTTTGGTGGTTTCTATCTATGGCTTGGCTTAATATGTGTCGTTTTCTTGTTAGTCCTAGCATTTACCAAAGTTGGGAAATTGCGTTTAGGGAATGCCCCACCCGAATTTAACAGGTGGTCCTGGATTGCGATGCTGTATAGTGCGGGAATGGGAGCTGGAATTTTATTGCGAGGGGTACAAGAACCCGTGTATATGCTCCTTAATCCACCTATTAAAACAGGGCAACCCAATGAAATTATTGCCTTAGAATACACTTTTTACCAATGGGGTTTTACTGCGTGGGCTTTTTATGCCATGTTCGCAATTCTCGTAGGCCATTCTCTATTCGTGAAAAATAGGAATATAAGATTAGGTACGAGTTTGCATTATTTTAAACGAGTTAAATTTCTGCCTTCCGGAATAGATCTTTTAACAATCCTAACAACCGTGGCTGGTTTAGTTGCCGCTATTGGCTTGGGAACCACGCAAATTGAAGGAGGGATTGGTCACTTGTTAGATCTCGGCAGTGGCAATTTATCACTTACCTTGTTCCTTGTCTTCTTAATTTGTTTCATTGCGTTTTTATCGGCTTGGGTGGGTATAGATAAAGGGATTAAGAGATTATCCAATTGGAATATTTACCTCACCTTGCTTTTGCTGTTTTTTGTATTTATGCAAGGCGATATATTACTAATGCTAAAAAACTTCCTTTTGGCAACCTATCATTATATAGTAGATTTTGTTCCTTTAAGTTTAGCGCTAGGAAATTACGATCCGGGAAAAGAATTTTTAACAGATTGGACCTATTATTACTGGGCATTTTGGCTCGCTTGGGCACCATTTACAGGAATATTCATCGCACGGATTTCCAAAGGGCGAACAATAAGGGAGATCATTCTAGGAGTATTGCTTATTCCCTCTTTAGGTACTTTTCTTTGGTTTAGCGTTTTTGGGACATCTGCTTTCAACCTAATAGAACAATGGGGAACCTATCAAAATGAATTTGGAAATGTTTTCACATCCCTTTTTATGTTCTTCTCCAATTACCCATTGGCAATTTTCGCCAATAT
It encodes:
- a CDS encoding SDR family oxidoreductase, with the translated sequence MKILLTGANGYIGLRLLPQLLELDHEVVCAVRDKKRFSKKKELLDKIEVVEIDFLQPTQVPEEIKDIDIAYYLIHSMSASTTDFDSQEAQAATTFNEIMASTSVKQVIYLSGIINTEELSKHLESRKKVEEILYHGNFNITVLRAAIIVGSGSSSFEIIRDLCEKLPIMVTPSWVKTKCQPIAIRDVLQFLTGILGLEKAYNESFDIGGPDIISYKQMMQQYAEVRGLKILIIDVPFLSPKLSSYWLYFVTSTSYKLAKNLVDSMKVEVITNDKRLQELLAINPITYKESIALAFYKIEQNQVVSSWKDSMSSGRFRKDLNKYIQVPTFGCVKDAQSIKVKNPEEVLERIWAIGGNTGWYYGNWLWRIRGYFDKLFGGVGLRRGRTHSSEIASGDSLDFWRVLLADKEKKRLLLFAEMKVPGEAWLEFEIDDNDILHQTATFRPRGLWGRIYWYTMLPFHYFIFEGMLNKIAKG
- a CDS encoding BCCT family transporter, which translates into the protein MKSLLSHFRKNLLLTVAAFVLFFVAVYIFLFTETFYALIENGSLWVREWFGGFYLWLGLICVVFLLVLAFTKVGKLRLGNAPPEFNRWSWIAMLYSAGMGAGILLRGVQEPVYMLLNPPIKTGQPNEIIALEYTFYQWGFTAWAFYAMFAILVGHSLFVKNRNIRLGTSLHYFKRVKFLPSGIDLLTILTTVAGLVAAIGLGTTQIEGGIGHLLDLGSGNLSLTLFLVFLICFIAFLSAWVGIDKGIKRLSNWNIYLTLLLLFFVFMQGDILLMLKNFLLATYHYIVDFVPLSLALGNYDPGKEFLTDWTYYYWAFWLAWAPFTGIFIARISKGRTIREIILGVLLIPSLGTFLWFSVFGTSAFNLIEQWGTYQNEFGNVFTSLFMFFSNYPLAIFANILTVILLISFLVTSVDSAIYVLSMFTSKGSEHPKRRYRLIWAILILIFSEAIIVLGNIKPDTNVLTAMQKFLIIGSLPFAFFTVIVMILLSRTLFKKV